A single genomic interval of Camelina sativa cultivar DH55 chromosome 11, Cs, whole genome shotgun sequence harbors:
- the LOC104725321 gene encoding probably inactive leucine-rich repeat receptor-like protein kinase At5g48380: MVCIVFAIFFGNSLCLLLLLSSLADANQANIDCLKTFKSQVEDPNGYLSSWDFGNQTAQGFICKFSGVTCWHDDENRVLSIKLYGYGLRGVFPQGINLCADLVGLDLSRNNFSGPLPSNLTDVTHHVTTLDLSYNGFSGEIPVSISNISFLNFLMLQHNQFTGRLPPQLVLLGRLKTFFVADNRLEGPIPKFNSTSINSESFANNLNLCGKPLDDCKTTSTNSRGKVVILAALGGFTVAAFVVGIVLGFLCSTISVERLLFRKSRQSR, from the coding sequence ATGGTGTGTATAGTTTTTGCAATTTTCTTTGGGAATAGTCTCTGTTTGCTGCTTCTACTGTCTAGCTTGGCCGATGCAAATCAGGCCAACATTGATTGCTTGAAGACCTTTAAATCTCAAGTTGAGGATCCAAATGGGTATTTGTCAAGTTGGGATTTTGGGAACCAGACTGCACAAGGTTTCATCTGCAAGTTCAGTGGTGTGACTTGTTGGCACGATGATGAGAATAGGGTTTTGAGTATTAAGCTCTATGGTTATGGTCTCAGAGGAGTGTTTCCTCAGGGGATTAATCTATGTGCTGATTTGGTAGGTTTAGATCTTTCTAGAAACAACTTTTCTGGACCTTTGCCATCAAACCTTACAGATGTGACTCACCATGTTACTACTTTGGACCTCTCTTACAATGGTTTCTCTGGTGAAATCCCTGTTAGTATCTCAAACATTTCCTTTTTGAACTTTCTTATGCTTCAGCATAACCAGTTCACTGGTCGGCTTCCTCCTCAGTTAGTGCTACTCGGACGGCTCAAAACGTTCTTTGTGGCTGACAATCGTCTTGAAGGTCCTATCCCAAAGTTCAACAGCACCAGCATTAACTCTGAGAGTTTTGCTAATAACTTGAATCTGTGCGGTAAGCCTCTGGATGATTGTAAGACGACTTCTACCAACTCTCGGGGTAAAGTTGTTATTTTAGCGGCACTAGGTGGATTTACCGTGGCAGCATTTGTCGTTGGAATTGTTCTAGGATTCCTCTGTTCTACTATTTCTGTAGAGCGGCTGTTATTCAGAAAAAGCCGACAGAGCCGATAA